One window of Kosakonia cowanii JCM 10956 = DSM 18146 genomic DNA carries:
- a CDS encoding CDP-alcohol phosphatidyltransferase family protein, with the protein MNYPFICRLSLPDCLTLTGMVIALGGIGAALSGALWLSLSLLYLAMLADALDGKLARWLGCERPFGRYLDGFCDLLLYLVAPALIFYLSGYRGGSAFFLALMVVCGALRLSRFNESGNITHNAALAYLGMPVFWSLFILSGWALLALVLPPLICARLLSVALTLFSLAMLLNRPFPKFSSLMTLVTLCLSGAALFGLLHFGGVHG; encoded by the coding sequence ATGAACTATCCCTTTATCTGCCGTCTGTCGCTGCCAGATTGCCTGACGCTGACGGGCATGGTTATCGCCCTTGGCGGGATCGGTGCCGCCTTGTCCGGCGCTCTCTGGCTCAGTCTCAGCCTGCTTTACCTTGCGATGCTGGCCGATGCGCTGGATGGCAAACTGGCCCGCTGGCTCGGCTGTGAACGCCCCTTTGGCCGCTACCTTGACGGCTTTTGCGATCTGCTGCTCTACCTGGTGGCACCCGCGCTGATTTTTTACCTCAGCGGCTATCGCGGCGGCAGCGCCTTTTTTCTCGCCCTGATGGTGGTGTGCGGCGCGCTTCGTCTCTCCCGATTTAACGAAAGCGGCAATATCACCCACAATGCCGCGCTGGCGTATCTGGGCATGCCGGTCTTCTGGAGCCTCTTTATCCTTAGCGGCTGGGCGCTGCTGGCCCTCGTTTTACCGCCGCTGATCTGCGCCCGGCTGCTGAGCGTGGCATTAACGCTCTTCAGCCTGGCGATGCTTCTCAACCGCCCCTTCCCGAAGTTCTCCTCACTGATGACGCTGGTTACGCTCTGCCTTAGCGGCGCGGCGCTGTTTGGCTTGCTGCATTTCGGAGGCGTGCATGGATAA
- a CDS encoding UbiA family prenyltransferase: MTTIENRSLFSRMMLWVNERFPLTNTPLFFILWFLSFSVAIPAQESISPVKIALGCLLSLSFFLLLRVLDEHKDYTDDCLHHPQRVLQQGIISLTHLKCLGALCVLIQLGGIALLSEGEPQIWLSWGLLLCWTILMTKEFFAAEWLKQHFSLYALSHTLVMPFVIGWLATLASPAATLNLPLILLMLLAFLCGLSFEITRKCKGPDEDREELTSWSQLYGRPLSVLMIIGLLILMVIVQYFLILCKTGAVSIWFYAASAFINFFTISQLLIFLINANQQNRKRNETMVGMAMLTGYLLCIVEIYL, from the coding sequence ATGACCACTATAGAAAATAGATCGCTGTTTTCACGAATGATGTTATGGGTAAATGAACGTTTTCCATTAACCAATACCCCGCTCTTTTTTATTCTCTGGTTTTTATCTTTTTCAGTCGCAATACCCGCACAAGAGAGTATTAGCCCGGTAAAAATTGCTCTCGGTTGCCTGCTGTCACTCTCCTTTTTTCTGCTGCTCCGCGTGCTGGATGAACATAAAGATTATACGGATGACTGCCTTCACCACCCGCAGAGAGTATTGCAGCAGGGCATTATCAGCCTCACTCACCTGAAGTGCCTCGGCGCGCTCTGCGTGCTGATCCAGCTGGGCGGCATCGCGCTGCTCAGCGAGGGCGAGCCGCAGATATGGCTAAGTTGGGGGCTGCTGCTCTGCTGGACTATCCTGATGACAAAAGAGTTTTTCGCCGCCGAGTGGCTTAAACAGCACTTCTCCCTCTATGCGCTCTCCCACACGCTGGTGATGCCGTTTGTTATCGGCTGGCTGGCAACCCTCGCCTCGCCTGCGGCAACGCTTAATCTGCCGCTTATTTTGCTGATGCTGCTCGCCTTCTTATGCGGATTAAGTTTTGAAATTACCCGGAAATGTAAAGGGCCGGACGAGGATCGCGAAGAGCTCACTAGCTGGTCGCAATTATATGGTCGGCCCCTGTCGGTATTGATGATTATCGGCCTGCTGATATTGATGGTTATCGTGCAGTATTTTCTTATTTTGTGCAAAACCGGTGCGGTATCAATCTGGTTTTATGCGGCAAGTGCTTTTATTAATTTCTTCACCATAAGCCAGTTGCTGATTTTTCTGATTAATGCCAATCAACAGAACAGAAAAAGAAATGAAACGATGGTCGGCATGGCAATGCTGACAGGATATTTGCTGTGTATTGTTGAAATATATTTGTAG
- a CDS encoding AMP-binding protein → MNFCDFLLQQPPSLPALCAGPETVTYAELLSRAAVYQRRLERSGLHTGQRVLLLMRPGIEFYLLLYAMLGAGLIPVLVQKEMARQQLRSCLKQARLSAMIVAQSAGKGWCLLPELWMIRRFTIDTPRIFTAPLVQVEPEGVNTAFRVEALDDEATALLTFTSGSTGTPKGVVRSHHSLRAQCQAMSHFFPHRQQRDVTSFPILTLFSHFHAGCCSLLPGFDEQGRLPVQMIADAINAQQITRLSVSPAWLRELVAYAEVQPCTFASVREVIIGGAPVTRALLLAARSYFPKAACAVNYGASEADPISNVSVDELLDAWDRQPGYLVGRPGPQTAILIARERVPQPVGEEGEILVCGPQVLIRYLDNPQAEQRTKIRDPEGRVWHRTGDSGFLDAQQRLWLTGRIADQLRTPSGLTLSPYPVEKQLNGLPGIADSAVVQGPQGEICVVLQQAAQCRTAAPLLATLFPDETVRFWLCAKLPVDARHHSRIDRARLRCLIARRKLKAFLPEVQG, encoded by the coding sequence ATGAACTTCTGTGACTTTTTGCTGCAACAGCCCCCTTCGCTGCCCGCGCTCTGTGCCGGGCCTGAAACTGTCACCTATGCCGAGCTTCTCTCCCGTGCGGCGGTGTATCAACGCAGGCTGGAGCGCAGCGGGCTGCATACGGGCCAGCGCGTGCTGCTGCTGATGCGCCCGGGCATCGAGTTTTACCTGCTGCTCTACGCGATGCTGGGAGCCGGGCTGATTCCGGTGCTGGTGCAAAAAGAGATGGCGCGCCAACAGCTGCGCAGCTGTCTGAAGCAGGCGCGTCTGAGCGCCATGATCGTGGCGCAGAGCGCCGGAAAAGGGTGGTGTCTGCTGCCGGAGCTGTGGATGATTCGCCGCTTTACGATCGATACGCCGCGGATCTTTACCGCCCCTTTAGTGCAGGTAGAGCCGGAGGGCGTTAACACCGCTTTTCGCGTAGAGGCCCTTGATGACGAGGCGACCGCGCTGCTGACCTTTACCAGCGGATCGACGGGCACGCCAAAAGGCGTGGTGCGCTCCCACCACTCGCTGCGGGCGCAGTGTCAGGCGATGAGCCACTTCTTTCCACACCGCCAGCAGCGGGATGTGACCTCTTTTCCGATCCTGACGCTGTTCAGCCATTTTCACGCGGGCTGCTGCTCTCTGCTGCCCGGTTTTGATGAGCAGGGCCGCCTGCCGGTGCAGATGATTGCCGACGCGATTAATGCCCAACAGATCACGCGCCTGAGCGTCTCGCCCGCCTGGCTAAGAGAGCTTGTCGCCTATGCCGAAGTTCAGCCGTGTACCTTTGCGTCGGTAAGAGAGGTGATTATTGGCGGCGCGCCGGTAACGCGGGCGCTGTTACTGGCTGCCCGCAGCTATTTCCCCAAAGCCGCCTGCGCGGTTAACTATGGCGCGTCGGAAGCCGATCCCATCAGCAATGTTAGCGTCGACGAGCTTCTTGACGCCTGGGATCGGCAGCCTGGCTACCTTGTCGGGCGACCGGGGCCGCAAACCGCGATCCTGATTGCGCGCGAGCGGGTTCCTCAGCCCGTGGGGGAGGAGGGGGAGATTCTGGTCTGCGGGCCGCAGGTGCTGATCCGCTATCTCGATAACCCGCAGGCGGAGCAGCGCACGAAAATCCGCGATCCCGAGGGGCGCGTCTGGCACCGCACCGGAGACAGCGGCTTTCTCGACGCGCAGCAGCGCCTCTGGTTGACGGGCAGGATCGCCGACCAACTGCGCACGCCGTCGGGCTTAACGCTCTCGCCCTATCCGGTGGAAAAGCAGCTTAATGGGCTGCCGGGGATCGCCGACAGCGCGGTGGTGCAGGGGCCGCAGGGGGAGATTTGCGTGGTGCTGCAACAGGCGGCGCAATGCCGCACCGCTGCGCCATTGCTGGCAACCCTCTTTCCCGACGAGACGGTCCGCTTCTGGCTCTGCGCGAAGCTACCCGTCGATGCCCGCCATCACAGCCGTATCGACCGCGCGCGGCTGCGTTGCCTGATAGCACGGCGAAAGCTAAAAGCGTTTTTGCCGGAGGTGCAAGGATGA
- a CDS encoding (S)-acetoin forming diacetyl reductase — MKKVAFVTGAGQGIGRAIALRLAKDGFAIAVADYNSETAKAVAEEINASNGSAIAVTVDVSNREQVFAAVEETRKKLNGFDVIVNNAGVAPSTPIESITEEVIDKVYNINVKGVIWGMQAAIQAFKAEKHGGKIINACSQAGHVGNPELAVYSSSKFAVRGLTQTAARDLAPLGITVNGFCPGIVKTPMWAEIDRQVSEAAGKPIGYGTEEFAKRITLGRLSEPEDVAACVSYLAGPDSDYMTGQSLLIDGGMVFN, encoded by the coding sequence ATGAAAAAAGTCGCATTTGTTACCGGTGCCGGCCAGGGTATTGGTCGCGCCATCGCCCTGCGTCTGGCCAAAGATGGTTTTGCCATCGCCGTTGCCGACTACAACAGTGAGACCGCAAAAGCGGTGGCCGAGGAGATCAACGCCAGCAACGGCAGCGCGATTGCCGTCACCGTTGACGTTTCCAACCGCGAGCAGGTGTTTGCTGCGGTCGAAGAGACGCGCAAAAAACTGAACGGCTTTGACGTGATCGTCAACAACGCCGGGGTTGCGCCTTCAACACCGATTGAGTCCATCACCGAAGAGGTGATCGACAAGGTCTATAACATCAACGTGAAAGGCGTGATTTGGGGCATGCAGGCGGCGATTCAGGCCTTCAAAGCGGAAAAACACGGCGGCAAAATTATCAATGCCTGTTCACAGGCCGGTCACGTCGGTAACCCGGAACTGGCGGTTTACAGCTCAAGCAAATTCGCGGTACGCGGCTTAACCCAGACCGCCGCACGCGATCTGGCCCCGCTGGGCATTACCGTTAACGGCTTCTGCCCGGGGATCGTTAAAACCCCAATGTGGGCCGAGATTGACCGCCAGGTCTCTGAAGCGGCGGGAAAACCGATCGGTTACGGCACCGAAGAGTTCGCGAAACGCATTACGCTTGGCCGCCTGTCAGAGCCGGAAGATGTCGCCGCATGCGTCTCTTACCTCGCTGGCCCGGATTCGGACTACATGACCGGGCAATCTCTGCTGATTGATGGCGGTATGGTATTTAACTAG
- a CDS encoding MFS transporter, with product MSRKQRKVTIPVSIGYGMTDIMGGGAFTVIGAWLLFYYTTFVGLSPLQAASIVAIARIVDAIVSLFMGSFTDHFYKNALGKKFGRRRFFLLIGAPLMLVYVLLWLNGMNFWFYLAVYLAFEIIAAMVLIPWETLPSEMTKDFNDRTKLSTCRMFLSASGTFLATFIPGLLIGWLGEKNADAYLINGIVFAVLFMVCVFISWRVTWERELTPEMLAEMEKAAQKRSMAQTLYGIGALFKDYASTLKIRAFRKHLAIYLFSFTAKDVYNTVFVFFCVYCLNVSSSLAGTLLSMSIVGLPVTLAAGVAIIKFGPSRLYVFAYSLMMICLAGFFLVYQFPTEHKVLMLVILAGVYQVGRCVLEFTPWNVFPFIPDIDEMVTRQRREGLFAAVMTFSRKTTVAIATFAVGLLLQSGGFVKGSQVQPQEAINTIVMLLFVGTVGLLLVALWQALTFHLNKRTHRIFVEELDRLKAGGLKQNVTPQARHIVEDLTGHAYDTLWSDVPQPALKSATPTSSLS from the coding sequence ATGAGTCGTAAACAGCGTAAAGTCACCATCCCTGTCAGCATTGGCTACGGCATGACGGATATTATGGGCGGCGGTGCCTTTACGGTGATCGGTGCCTGGCTGCTCTTCTACTACACCACCTTTGTCGGCCTGTCACCGCTGCAAGCCGCCTCTATTGTGGCCATTGCCCGCATCGTTGACGCCATCGTCAGCCTGTTTATGGGCAGCTTTACCGACCACTTCTATAAAAATGCCTTAGGCAAAAAGTTTGGCCGCCGCCGCTTCTTTCTGTTGATTGGCGCGCCGTTAATGCTGGTCTATGTCCTGCTCTGGCTCAACGGCATGAACTTCTGGTTCTATCTCGCCGTCTATCTCGCTTTTGAGATCATCGCCGCGATGGTGCTGATCCCGTGGGAGACGCTGCCATCAGAGATGACGAAAGATTTTAACGATCGCACCAAGCTCTCAACCTGCCGCATGTTTCTTTCCGCGTCCGGCACCTTTCTCGCCACCTTTATCCCGGGCTTGCTGATTGGCTGGCTGGGCGAGAAGAATGCTGATGCGTATCTCATCAACGGCATTGTCTTCGCGGTGCTCTTTATGGTCTGCGTCTTTATCTCCTGGCGCGTCACCTGGGAGCGCGAGTTAACGCCGGAGATGCTGGCCGAGATGGAGAAAGCGGCGCAGAAGCGCAGCATGGCGCAGACGCTCTACGGCATTGGCGCGCTGTTTAAAGATTATGCCTCTACGCTTAAAATCCGTGCCTTTCGTAAACATCTGGCGATCTACCTCTTCTCCTTTACCGCAAAAGATGTCTACAACACGGTGTTCGTTTTCTTCTGCGTCTACTGCCTGAATGTCTCGTCATCACTGGCGGGCACGCTGCTGTCGATGAGCATTGTCGGCCTGCCGGTGACGCTGGCGGCAGGGGTGGCGATCATCAAATTTGGCCCTTCGCGCCTCTATGTGTTCGCCTATAGCCTGATGATGATCTGCCTGGCGGGCTTCTTCCTGGTCTATCAATTCCCGACTGAGCACAAAGTGCTGATGCTGGTGATCCTCGCCGGGGTCTATCAGGTGGGGCGCTGCGTGCTGGAGTTCACGCCGTGGAACGTCTTCCCGTTTATTCCTGATATTGACGAAATGGTGACGCGCCAGCGCCGCGAAGGGCTGTTCGCCGCGGTGATGACCTTCTCACGCAAAACCACGGTGGCCATCGCAACCTTTGCGGTGGGGCTGCTGCTGCAAAGCGGTGGTTTCGTAAAAGGCAGCCAGGTGCAGCCGCAGGAAGCGATCAACACCATTGTGATGCTGCTGTTTGTCGGCACCGTTGGTCTGCTGCTGGTGGCGCTATGGCAGGCACTGACCTTCCATCTCAATAAGCGCACGCACCGCATCTTCGTCGAAGAGCTCGATCGCCTGAAGGCGGGCGGCCTGAAGCAAAACGTGACGCCACAAGCGCGCCATATTGTTGAGGATCTCACCGGCCACGCTTACGACACCCTGTGGAGCGACGTACCGCAACCCGCATTAAAATCAGCCACACCCACCTCCTCGCTGAGCTAA
- a CDS encoding hydroxymethylglutaryl-CoA reductase produces the protein MMMESLITATIVDIRPAEFTLLFESEDRCNAFITDPQRALSLYDRAVQLPALKILHKERQQSGQWLATLTCRSPQENKQCYWQLKLCRPHEETPESAATLPRRHLYDWSEKARQTRLTWLRQHTGHTLNQIATTRLQAEKLQSHLEGFIGSVEVPVGIAGPLLINGWRAKGIFYAPLATSEGALVASVSRGASAITHSGGATARVTGQRMMRSPRFEFPSVRDALAFCAWAEDYFTDISDIVRQHSRFARLTSLTPRIIGNAVHLTFTYHTADAAGQNMTTTCTWQACRWILAHLPLALTPQRYILESNLSSDKKSSWSSFAQGRGTQVIAEATLTAAACRSRLRIEPAQLVGAFQGFCEGSVAAGMTGVNINTANVIAAMFTALGQDIACSHESSLSQLQMRLTPEGNVYCSMTLPALVIGTVGGGTTLPDQAECLQMLGCQGANGSERLAEIIASFCLALDISTLSALASDEFAKSHERLGRQRRTAPPGRRGGDPLHRCFQHARYTAAWGEQPPAHIAPMRWQGNQDSILTALSSHSATLPVGLFAYRLQREDGTQVAALLKHKPPTDAITQLLHSLAAGCTPELAELLARLLPASEFSHAREREMALITQSDPAFTRHVPTLYGTYEEGQQSVIIEELLGEEVLLNSLSSGVRWQQPQIDAALRGIADIHALWYRRHDDLQTTFCHIDFPSVDTINSMVPLWQAIAAFSHRTAPQLFTTSLLHHWLDCAENSAAQWRELATLPRTLVHNDFSPRNIALRREDSRLCCWDWELATLHVPQRDLAELLTWTLDERTTLQTLLHHVAFHRSQLATRLGTAIDAGEWYRGFCLALRDFGLRRLSFYLMLHHVKPRPWFPALLRTWGHLVELSQQRI, from the coding sequence ATGATGATGGAATCGTTAATTACGGCGACAATTGTCGATATACGCCCGGCTGAGTTTACACTCTTATTTGAAAGCGAAGATCGCTGTAATGCCTTTATCACGGACCCGCAGCGCGCGTTATCTCTCTACGATCGGGCGGTGCAGCTCCCGGCGCTAAAAATCCTGCATAAAGAGCGTCAGCAGAGCGGGCAGTGGCTGGCGACATTAACCTGCCGCTCGCCGCAGGAGAATAAACAGTGCTACTGGCAGCTCAAGCTGTGCCGCCCGCACGAAGAAACCCCTGAAAGTGCCGCCACCTTACCCCGCCGCCATCTCTACGACTGGAGCGAGAAGGCGCGGCAAACGAGGCTGACCTGGCTGCGTCAGCACACCGGCCACACTTTAAACCAGATCGCTACCACCCGCCTGCAGGCGGAAAAGCTGCAAAGCCATCTTGAGGGGTTTATCGGCTCGGTTGAAGTTCCCGTCGGCATTGCCGGTCCGCTGCTGATCAACGGCTGGCGCGCGAAAGGGATCTTTTACGCGCCGCTGGCGACCAGCGAAGGGGCGCTGGTGGCCTCCGTTTCGCGCGGTGCCAGCGCCATCACCCACAGCGGCGGGGCGACAGCGCGCGTCACCGGTCAACGGATGATGCGTTCGCCGCGCTTCGAATTTCCCTCAGTGCGCGACGCGCTCGCGTTCTGTGCCTGGGCCGAAGACTATTTCACCGACATCAGCGACATTGTGCGCCAGCACTCGCGTTTTGCGCGCCTCACCAGCCTGACGCCGCGCATCATCGGTAATGCCGTGCATCTGACCTTTACCTATCACACCGCCGATGCCGCCGGGCAGAATATGACCACCACCTGCACCTGGCAGGCGTGCCGCTGGATCCTCGCGCACCTTCCGCTGGCGTTAACTCCCCAGCGCTACATTCTGGAAAGCAACCTCTCCAGCGATAAGAAAAGCTCGTGGAGCAGCTTTGCGCAGGGCAGGGGAACCCAGGTTATCGCCGAGGCAACGCTCACCGCTGCCGCCTGCCGCAGCCGTCTGCGCATTGAGCCAGCGCAACTGGTCGGGGCGTTTCAGGGCTTTTGTGAAGGCTCCGTCGCTGCCGGCATGACCGGGGTAAATATTAATACCGCCAACGTCATCGCGGCGATGTTTACCGCGCTCGGCCAGGATATCGCCTGTAGCCATGAATCCTCCCTCTCGCAGCTGCAAATGCGCCTCACGCCCGAGGGCAACGTCTATTGCAGCATGACGCTTCCGGCGCTGGTGATTGGCACCGTCGGCGGCGGGACCACGCTTCCCGACCAGGCTGAGTGCCTGCAAATGCTGGGCTGCCAGGGTGCCAACGGCAGCGAAAGGCTGGCGGAGATCATCGCCTCATTTTGCCTGGCGCTCGATATCTCAACCCTCAGCGCGCTGGCGAGCGACGAATTTGCCAAATCCCACGAACGGCTTGGGCGGCAGCGGCGTACCGCGCCGCCGGGCAGGAGGGGAGGCGATCCGCTTCACCGCTGCTTTCAGCACGCCCGCTATACCGCTGCGTGGGGCGAACAACCACCTGCACACATCGCTCCGATGCGCTGGCAGGGAAACCAGGACAGTATTTTGACGGCGCTCAGTTCGCATAGCGCGACGCTGCCCGTCGGCCTGTTTGCCTATCGACTTCAGCGTGAAGATGGCACACAGGTGGCGGCGCTACTGAAGCACAAACCGCCAACCGATGCGATAACCCAACTGCTGCACTCGCTGGCGGCAGGCTGCACGCCCGAGCTTGCCGAACTGCTTGCACGTCTGCTCCCTGCCAGCGAGTTCAGCCACGCGCGGGAAAGGGAGATGGCGCTTATCACGCAAAGCGATCCCGCCTTTACCCGCCATGTGCCGACGCTCTACGGCACCTACGAAGAGGGACAACAGAGCGTCATCATTGAGGAACTGCTCGGGGAAGAAGTGCTGCTTAACAGCCTCTCCAGCGGCGTGCGCTGGCAGCAGCCGCAGATCGATGCCGCGCTGCGGGGCATCGCCGATATCCATGCGCTCTGGTATCGCCGCCATGATGACCTGCAAACCACCTTTTGCCATATCGATTTCCCCTCGGTCGACACCATCAACAGCATGGTGCCGCTGTGGCAGGCCATCGCCGCCTTCAGCCATCGCACTGCGCCACAGCTTTTCACCACATCGCTGCTGCATCACTGGCTGGACTGCGCCGAAAACAGCGCGGCGCAGTGGCGCGAGCTGGCGACGCTGCCGAGAACGCTGGTGCATAACGACTTCAGCCCGCGCAACATCGCGCTGCGCCGGGAGGATTCGCGGCTGTGCTGCTGGGACTGGGAGCTGGCGACGCTGCATGTCCCGCAACGCGATCTGGCTGAGCTATTAACGTGGACGCTCGATGAGCGCACCACGCTGCAAACGCTGTTACATCACGTGGCGTTTCACCGCAGCCAGCTGGCGACGCGGCTGGGCACCGCTATCGATGCCGGGGAGTGGTATCGCGGTTTCTGCCTCGCCCTGCGCGACTTCGGCCTGCGCCGGTTGTCGTTTTACCTGATGCTTCATCACGTCAAGCCACGGCCCTGGTTCCCCGCCCTTTTGCGCACCTGGGGGCATCTGGTCGAGCTTAGCCAACAACGGATCTAA
- a CDS encoding phosphoenolpyruvate synthase: protein MNYLYSAAEAATLDEQQLGGKAANLLWLTAHGYPVPNWWVIPASAMDEMLRCDAKAAQLIAQLSPLMPADQVETLAGKISARLARLPLPEPLMQALDALDGEMLWAVRSSCSDEDARQASFAGQMDSFLFQRGKQQLVDAVKGVMMSTWSARAMAYRLRKGLALSAIHCSVIIQEMVEGEVSGVLFTAHPVSGSRRTMLISAAWGSGEGIVSGQCSTDEFSVPLEGNSFTQSLSEKTTAVVFDRKRGNGTREVELAADQAAASSLTAAQILALRDMGAAIARALRAPQDIEWTLKDNHLYLLQTRPITHLPKDSSCVSETLICDNANIQESYCGVTTPLTFSFARAAYATVYEQTLQLVGCSARERDQRRAITDNMLSLVRGRVYYNIQNWYRALLLLPSFRMNKRDMEAMMGLEEPVDTIRDKQLSTCEKVAALPAMLKMGARVGWALFTLEPRIRDFLHNYTLAQSYIDRDALHTLSPAELIARLKYLDQHLLARWTAPIVNDFYVARYNGNVQALLRELWPDEHQQMSGDLLADEGQLISTEPTRHLLALSQYARQRPQLAALIQSDASAHLLIRLKALDQHFYQQCLDYIERYGDRTIGELKLETITLRQDPRFLFDVLRNYLNSETVHAKPTGTLRAAAEERVFSRLQQTRGKRALARFKRDLSRLRHAIHHRETMRFTRTKMFALYRDIYLQLGHQLALEGVLESDRDIFWLTREEIYQGLEGTAVQTGLTTLIAQRRAEYAGYQQEEEPANRLSLTQTLYQQQTLHAAPQPTAEITQLQGTGCYPGMVEAPVSLVLSPEEAARLDGTILCTVRTDPGWAPLFPGLSGLIVERGSTLSHSAIVAREMGIPAIVGVPGVTRQLQQGEVIRMDGASGQITRGTERGRGENEPTVD from the coding sequence GTGAACTATCTCTACTCTGCCGCAGAGGCGGCTACCCTCGATGAGCAGCAACTGGGCGGCAAGGCAGCCAACCTGTTGTGGCTCACTGCCCACGGCTATCCGGTACCGAACTGGTGGGTGATCCCCGCCAGCGCGATGGATGAGATGCTGCGCTGCGATGCAAAAGCCGCGCAGTTGATAGCGCAACTCTCACCACTGATGCCCGCCGATCAGGTTGAAACCCTTGCCGGGAAAATCAGCGCGCGCCTTGCCCGGCTACCGCTGCCGGAACCGCTGATGCAGGCGCTCGACGCCCTTGATGGCGAGATGCTCTGGGCGGTGCGATCTTCCTGCAGCGATGAAGATGCCCGCCAGGCCTCGTTTGCCGGGCAGATGGACAGCTTTCTGTTTCAGCGCGGCAAGCAGCAGCTGGTGGATGCGGTAAAAGGGGTGATGATGTCGACATGGAGCGCGCGCGCCATGGCCTACCGCCTGCGCAAAGGGCTGGCGCTAAGCGCGATCCACTGTTCGGTCATTATTCAGGAGATGGTCGAAGGCGAGGTGTCAGGCGTGCTGTTTACCGCGCACCCGGTCAGCGGGTCGCGCCGGACGATGCTTATCTCCGCCGCCTGGGGCAGCGGGGAGGGGATCGTCTCCGGGCAGTGCAGCACCGACGAATTTAGCGTGCCGCTAGAGGGCAATAGCTTCACGCAATCCCTCAGCGAGAAAACCACCGCCGTGGTCTTTGACCGCAAGCGCGGCAACGGCACCCGCGAGGTGGAGCTTGCTGCCGACCAGGCGGCGGCATCCTCACTGACGGCGGCGCAGATCCTCGCCCTGCGCGATATGGGCGCCGCCATCGCCCGGGCGCTGCGCGCGCCGCAGGACATTGAGTGGACGCTCAAAGATAACCATCTCTACCTGCTGCAAACCCGCCCCATCACCCATCTGCCGAAAGATAGCAGCTGCGTGAGCGAGACGCTGATCTGTGACAATGCCAATATTCAGGAGTCTTACTGCGGGGTGACGACGCCGCTCACCTTCTCCTTTGCCCGCGCCGCTTACGCCACCGTATATGAGCAGACCCTGCAACTGGTGGGTTGCTCTGCCAGGGAGCGCGACCAGCGCCGGGCCATCACCGACAATATGCTCAGCCTGGTGCGCGGGCGGGTCTACTACAACATCCAGAACTGGTATCGCGCCCTGCTGCTGCTGCCGTCGTTCAGGATGAATAAGCGTGATATGGAAGCGATGATGGGGCTGGAGGAGCCGGTCGACACCATCAGGGATAAGCAGCTCTCCACCTGTGAAAAGGTCGCCGCGCTGCCAGCAATGCTAAAGATGGGGGCACGGGTTGGCTGGGCGCTCTTCACCCTTGAACCGCGCATCCGTGACTTTTTGCATAACTACACCCTTGCGCAGAGTTATATCGATCGCGACGCTCTCCACACCCTCTCCCCGGCGGAGCTTATCGCCCGGCTTAAATACCTTGATCAACACCTGCTGGCGCGCTGGACTGCGCCAATTGTGAATGACTTTTATGTGGCCCGTTACAACGGCAACGTGCAGGCGCTGCTGCGCGAACTCTGGCCCGATGAACATCAGCAGATGAGTGGCGATCTGCTGGCGGACGAGGGGCAACTTATCAGCACGGAGCCGACCCGGCACCTGCTGGCGCTGAGCCAGTATGCCCGCCAACGCCCGCAGCTGGCGGCGCTGATTCAGAGCGATGCCAGCGCCCATCTGCTTATTCGCCTGAAAGCGCTGGACCAGCACTTTTACCAGCAGTGTCTCGACTACATCGAACGCTACGGCGATCGCACCATTGGCGAACTCAAGCTGGAAACTATCACGCTACGCCAGGATCCCCGTTTTCTGTTTGACGTACTGCGTAACTACCTCAACAGCGAAACCGTGCACGCAAAGCCGACGGGCACGCTGCGGGCCGCAGCGGAAGAGAGAGTCTTTTCCCGTTTGCAGCAGACGCGTGGCAAACGCGCGCTGGCGCGCTTCAAGCGCGATCTCAGCAGGCTGAGGCATGCGATCCACCACCGCGAAACGATGCGCTTCACCCGCACAAAAATGTTTGCCCTCTACCGCGATATCTATCTTCAACTGGGGCACCAGTTGGCACTTGAAGGTGTGCTGGAGAGCGATCGGGATATCTTCTGGCTGACACGGGAGGAGATTTACCAGGGGCTTGAGGGAACGGCGGTGCAAACGGGCTTAACCACTCTTATCGCCCAGCGCCGCGCCGAATATGCGGGCTATCAGCAGGAGGAGGAGCCGGCTAACCGCCTCTCTCTTACCCAGACGCTGTACCAGCAGCAAACCTTACACGCCGCACCGCAGCCGACGGCAGAGATTACGCAGCTGCAAGGCACCGGCTGCTACCCCGGCATGGTGGAAGCGCCGGTGAGCCTGGTGCTCTCGCCGGAGGAGGCAGCCAGGCTGGACGGCACCATCCTCTGCACCGTGCGCACCGATCCGGGCTGGGCACCGCTCTTTCCGGGTCTTAGCGGATTGATTGTCGAGCGCGGATCGACGCTATCGCACTCCGCCATCGTCGCCCGCGAGATGGGCATTCCGGCGATTGTTGGCGTACCCGGCGTGACCCGCCAGCTTCAGCAGGGCGAGGTGATCCGCATGGATGGCGCGAGCGGGCAGATTACGCGCGGCACAGAGAGAGGGAGAGGAGAAAATGAACCGACCGTTGATTGA